From a region of the Enterobacter cancerogenus genome:
- a CDS encoding PTS transporter subunit EIIC has product MKRAVNALQNFGKSLYGPVLILPIVGLFIALGNVLGNGNLAEYLPFLGHPLIQSIGQLIAKSAVSVLVNLALVFAVGIPIGLASRDKGYAALIGLVTFVVFINAMNVTLQLEGELAPADQMKAAGQGMVLGVQVLEMGVFAGILTGALSGYLYNKYSGVQFNGAMAIYSGHCFVAIVMLPVSMLLGVVMSELWPFAQHGISALALAIKGSGPFGVMIYGFLERILVPTGLHHLVYTPFLYTELGGTQEVCGATYQGARNIYFAEMACPDVKQLSSTVVWDARGISKMFGLPAAALAMYMTARPERKAIAKAILIPAALTSLLVGVTEPIEFSFLFVAPLLFVVHAVLTGIGMMLFSLFGVHAIGANGIIDFILYNLPLGTEKSNWPMYIVVGLIMFALYFVVFRFLILRLNMKTPGREDDEQETRLYSKQEYQAKGNNAGLGESIVTGLGGRDNIEVVDNCYTRLRVTVKDVAIIDEPRLKATGAKGIIKQGNNVQVVYGLHVKKMREAVETFL; this is encoded by the coding sequence ATGAAACGAGCCGTGAACGCCCTACAAAATTTCGGAAAATCATTATACGGCCCGGTACTTATCTTACCGATCGTCGGGCTGTTTATCGCCCTGGGTAACGTGCTCGGTAACGGTAATCTGGCGGAGTATCTGCCGTTTCTCGGCCATCCGCTGATTCAGAGTATCGGCCAGCTGATCGCCAAATCCGCCGTGTCGGTGCTGGTCAACCTGGCGCTGGTGTTTGCGGTCGGCATCCCGATTGGCCTGGCCTCGCGCGATAAGGGCTACGCGGCGCTGATTGGGCTGGTCACCTTTGTCGTGTTTATCAATGCCATGAACGTTACCCTGCAGTTAGAGGGGGAGCTGGCACCGGCAGACCAGATGAAAGCCGCCGGGCAAGGCATGGTACTGGGCGTGCAGGTGCTGGAGATGGGCGTGTTTGCCGGGATCCTGACCGGGGCGCTCTCCGGGTATCTGTACAACAAATACTCCGGCGTTCAGTTTAACGGCGCGATGGCGATTTACTCCGGCCACTGTTTTGTCGCCATTGTGATGCTCCCGGTCTCCATGCTGCTGGGCGTGGTGATGAGCGAACTGTGGCCTTTCGCTCAGCACGGCATCAGCGCGCTGGCGCTGGCAATCAAGGGTTCGGGTCCATTTGGCGTGATGATCTACGGTTTTCTGGAACGTATTCTGGTGCCGACCGGGTTGCATCATCTGGTCTATACGCCTTTCCTGTACACCGAACTGGGCGGCACGCAGGAGGTCTGCGGGGCAACCTATCAGGGTGCCCGTAATATTTACTTTGCTGAAATGGCCTGCCCGGACGTGAAACAGCTGAGCAGCACGGTGGTATGGGATGCGCGCGGCATCAGCAAAATGTTCGGCCTGCCCGCGGCGGCACTGGCGATGTACATGACCGCCAGACCCGAGCGTAAGGCCATCGCAAAAGCCATTCTGATCCCGGCGGCGCTCACCTCCCTGCTGGTGGGCGTAACTGAACCCATCGAGTTTTCTTTCCTGTTTGTCGCGCCGCTGCTGTTTGTGGTTCACGCGGTGCTGACCGGCATCGGCATGATGCTCTTTTCGCTGTTTGGCGTACATGCCATCGGTGCCAACGGCATTATCGATTTCATTCTCTACAACCTGCCGCTTGGGACGGAGAAATCCAACTGGCCGATGTACATCGTGGTCGGGCTGATTATGTTCGCCCTCTACTTCGTGGTGTTCCGCTTCCTGATCCTGCGCTTGAACATGAAAACGCCAGGGCGGGAGGATGACGAACAGGAGACGCGTCTCTACAGCAAGCAAGAGTACCAGGCAAAAGGCAACAACGCCGGTCTGGGCGAGTCCATCGTCACAGGCCTTGGCGGTCGGGACAATATTGAGGTCGTGGATAACTGCTACACCCGTCTGCGCGTCACGGTTAAAGATGTCGCCATTATCGACGAGCCGCGGCTTAAGGCGACCGGCGCGAAAGGCATTATTAAACAAGGTAACAACGTTCAGGTGGTCTACGGGCTGCACGTCAAAAAAATGCGAGAAGCCGTTGAGACGTTTCTCTGA
- the pbpC gene encoding peptidoglycan glycosyltransferase PbpC (penicillin-binding protein 1C) — protein sequence MLMARLIRSRWLWLAGALLILWGLIIAADRLWPLPLKEVNPARVVVDEKGTPLWRFADSDGIWRYPVTLEDVSPLYLDALIQYEDRWFWDHPGVNPFSVLRAAWQDLSSGKVISGGSTLTMQVARLLDPHPRTFGGKIRQLWRAMQLEWHLSKRDILTLYLNRAPFGGTLQGIGAASWTYLGKPPSHLSYSEAALLAVLPQAPSRLRPDRWPERAEAARNKVLDRMVTQGVWSAKQVKESREEPVWLAPRQMPQLAPLFSRMMLTNSRETKIVTTLNASLQRQLEELALNWKSRLPARSSLAMIVVDHTNMKVRGWVGSVDINDDSRFSHVDMVNAVRSPGSVLKPFIYGMAMDGGLIHPASLLQDVPRKTGDYRPGNFDSGFHGPVSMSEALVRSLNLPAVQVLEAYGPKRFAGMLSNAGLPLILPAGAQPNLSLILGGAGARLSDIAAAYSAFARHGKAGRLRLQPQDPLTERPLLSQGSAWVIRRILANEAQPLPDGALPQVAPLAWKTGTSYGYRDAWAIGINARYVIGIWTGRPDGTPVAGQFGFASAVPLLNQVNNLLQSRSTIDEARLPRDPRPASVGRGTICWPGGQSLPEGSENCRRRLSTWLLEGSEPPTLLLPEQEGIRGIRFPIWVDSAGKRVAADCPEATEKVLDVWPLPLDPWLPPSERRAARIPAASKTCPPFDNHNVAPLMLSGVREGAVIKRLPGQENMTLAVTTSGGEGQRWWFLNGEPLDGRNNYQSLLLNKPGEYQLAVMDESGQVVAVNFSLNR from the coding sequence ATGCTGATGGCACGTCTGATACGCTCCCGCTGGCTGTGGCTGGCGGGAGCGCTTCTTATTTTATGGGGGCTGATTATCGCCGCTGACCGCCTGTGGCCGTTGCCCTTGAAGGAGGTCAACCCTGCACGGGTTGTGGTGGATGAAAAAGGCACGCCGCTGTGGCGTTTTGCCGACAGCGACGGTATCTGGCGTTATCCGGTTACGCTTGAAGACGTTTCTCCTCTGTACCTCGACGCCCTGATCCAGTATGAAGACCGCTGGTTCTGGGATCATCCTGGCGTGAATCCGTTCTCCGTGCTGCGCGCGGCCTGGCAGGATCTGAGCTCCGGTAAGGTCATTTCTGGCGGCAGCACGCTCACCATGCAGGTGGCTCGTCTTTTAGATCCGCATCCGCGCACTTTTGGCGGCAAAATTCGTCAGCTCTGGCGCGCCATGCAACTGGAGTGGCACCTCTCCAAGCGCGATATTCTCACGCTCTATCTCAATCGCGCCCCGTTTGGCGGCACGCTGCAGGGGATCGGCGCGGCAAGCTGGACGTATCTGGGTAAACCGCCTTCCCACCTGAGTTACTCCGAAGCGGCGCTGCTCGCGGTGTTACCCCAGGCCCCCAGTCGCTTACGACCTGACCGCTGGCCGGAACGCGCGGAAGCGGCCCGCAATAAGGTTCTTGACCGAATGGTAACGCAGGGCGTCTGGTCAGCAAAACAGGTGAAGGAGTCACGCGAGGAGCCGGTCTGGCTGGCACCACGCCAGATGCCGCAGCTGGCACCGCTTTTCTCCCGTATGATGCTGACGAATAGCCGTGAGACGAAAATTGTCACCACCCTGAATGCGTCGTTACAACGGCAGCTTGAGGAGCTGGCGCTGAACTGGAAATCCCGCCTGCCCGCGCGCAGTTCCCTGGCGATGATCGTGGTCGATCACACCAACATGAAGGTTCGCGGCTGGGTCGGTTCGGTGGATATCAATGATGACAGTCGCTTCAGCCATGTGGATATGGTTAACGCCGTACGATCGCCGGGATCGGTTTTAAAGCCCTTTATCTATGGTATGGCGATGGATGGAGGCTTGATTCATCCCGCCTCTCTGCTTCAGGACGTGCCGCGAAAAACGGGTGATTATCGTCCCGGTAATTTTGACAGCGGCTTTCATGGCCCGGTCAGCATGAGCGAGGCGCTGGTGCGTTCGCTCAACCTGCCCGCCGTGCAGGTCCTTGAAGCCTACGGGCCAAAACGCTTCGCCGGCATGCTGAGCAACGCGGGGCTTCCGCTGATCCTACCTGCCGGGGCGCAGCCGAATTTGTCGCTCATTCTGGGCGGGGCGGGGGCGCGTTTGTCCGACATTGCCGCCGCCTACAGCGCCTTCGCTCGTCATGGAAAGGCGGGGAGGCTTCGTTTGCAGCCGCAAGATCCACTCACCGAGCGGCCTTTGCTGTCGCAAGGTTCAGCGTGGGTCATTCGACGGATCCTGGCTAATGAAGCGCAGCCTCTGCCGGACGGTGCGCTTCCTCAGGTGGCACCGCTGGCATGGAAAACCGGAACCAGCTATGGCTACCGTGATGCCTGGGCCATCGGAATTAACGCCCGCTACGTGATCGGCATCTGGACCGGTCGCCCGGATGGCACGCCGGTGGCCGGGCAGTTTGGATTTGCCAGCGCCGTCCCGCTGTTAAACCAGGTCAACAATCTGCTTCAGTCTCGTTCCACGATCGATGAGGCCCGTCTGCCGCGCGATCCGCGTCCCGCCAGCGTAGGGCGCGGGACCATTTGCTGGCCAGGGGGGCAATCGCTGCCGGAAGGCAGTGAAAACTGTCGACGCCGCCTTTCAACCTGGCTGCTGGAGGGCAGCGAGCCGCCAACCCTGCTGCTGCCTGAGCAGGAAGGCATTCGCGGGATCCGTTTCCCAATCTGGGTGGATAGTGCCGGAAAACGCGTGGCAGCAGACTGCCCGGAGGCGACAGAGAAAGTACTGGATGTATGGCCGCTGCCGCTCGACCCCTGGCTGCCGCCGTCAGAAAGACGGGCTGCCCGCATCCCGGCTGCGTCTAAAACCTGTCCGCCGTTTGATAACCACAATGTCGCACCGCTCATGCTTTCAGGCGTGCGGGAAGGGGCGGTAATCAAGCGACTGCCGGGGCAGGAAAACATGACGCTTGCTGTGACGACCAGCGGCGGGGAAGGTCAGCGCTGGTGGTTTTTAAACGGTGAGCCTCTGGACGGGCGAAATAATTATCAATCCTTATTATTGAATAAACCCGGTGAATATCAACTGGCCGTAATGGACGAGTCCGGACAGGTCGTTGCGGTGAATTTTTCCTTGAATCGTTAG
- a CDS encoding alpha-2-macroglobulin family protein, protein MKPFRLGALSLALLTAFALVGCDNSDEKPQAAAPAATTTAAQKAPEKPNAETLAKLAAASQGKPLTLLDASEVQLDGAATLVLTFSVPLNPDQDFAKTVHVVDKKSGKVDGAWELAPNLKELRLRHLEPNRNLVVTIERPLQALNKATFGSDYEKALTTRDVEPTVGFASRGSLLPGKVVEGLPVMALNVNNVDVNFYRVKPESLASFVSQWEYRNSLTNWESDNLLKMADLVYTGRFDLNPARNTREKLLLPLRDIKPLQQSGVYIAVMNQAGHYNYSNAATLFTLSDIGLSAHRYHNRLDIFAQSLENGAAQSGVTVTLLNDKGQTLAEANSDADGHAKLETDKEAALILASKDGQTTLLDLKLPALDLAEFDIAGAPGYSKQFFMFGPRDLYRPGETVILNGLLRDSDGKPLPAQPVKLDVLRPDGQVARTVVVQPENGLYRFNYPLDSGAQTGMWHIRANTGDNQQRLWDFHVEDFMPERMALNLTGQKTPVSPQEDVNFDVVGYYLYGAPANGNSLQGQLFLRPLRDAVAALPGFQFGDITEENLSRSLDEVQLTLDEQGRGQVTLESQWKEAHSPLQLILQASLLESGGRPVTRRAEQAIWPAAALPGIRPQFASKAVYDYRTDTTVNQPIVDENGNASFDIVYADATGAKKAVSGLQVRLVRERRDYFWNWSESDGWQSQFDQKDLIEGEQDLTLKADETGKVTFPVEWGSYRLEVKAPDDKVSSVRFWAGYSWQDNSDGTGAARPDRVTLKLDKPAYQPGDTIKLHIAAPAAGKGYAMIESSEGPLWWKEIDVPANGLDLSIPVDKAWKRHDLYLSTLVVRPGDKSKSATPKRAVGLLHLPMGDENRRLNIALDNPQKMRPNQTLSVKVKASVKEGAVPQKVNVLVSAVDSGVLNITDYVTPDPWEAFFGQKRYGADIYDIYGQVIEGQGRMAALRFGGDGDELKRGGKPPVNHVNIIAQQTQPVELDANGEGTLTLPIGDFNGELRLMAQAWTEEDFGSSESKVIVAAPVITELNTPRFLASGDTSRLTLDLTNLTDQPQTLNVALTANGKIALEGMQPQPVQLPPGARSTIFIPVRALDGYGEGEIAAQVTGLQLPGETFAPQQKSWKIGVRPAFPAQTVNTGAMLNPGESWTAPAQHIDGFSPATLQGQLLLSGKPPLNLARYIRELQAYPYGCLEQTTSGLFPSLYTNAAQLTALGIKGDTDDKRRAAIEVGISRLLQMQRDDGGFALWDKNGPEEYWLTAYVTDFLVRAGEQGYSVPADAVNNANNRLLRYLQDPGMMSIRYSDDTQGSKFAVQAYASLVLARQQKAPLGALREIWDRHSQAASGLPLMQLGMALKLMGDAPRSQQALDLALKTPRNDRKTWMADYGSQLRDNALMLSLLEEYKLLPDAQNTLLNTLSEQAFSQRWLSTQESNALFLAGHSRQTLSGAWQAKTSLSDAASGADKAQVQNLNGDQLGSLQVTNTGTTPLWIRLDSTGYPEYMPQPSSNVLQIERHILATDGSTKSLSSLKSGELVLVWLEVKANQNVPDALVVDLLPAGLELENQNLASSSASLQDSGSEVQNLLNQMQQADIQHMEFRDDRFVAAVPVNEGQPVTLVYLARAVTPGVYKVPVPMVESMYVPQWRATGSASGPLIVVP, encoded by the coding sequence ATGAAACCGTTTCGCTTAGGCGCGCTCTCGCTCGCGCTACTCACCGCGTTCGCGCTTGTCGGCTGTGATAACAGCGACGAAAAACCTCAGGCAGCAGCGCCTGCAGCGACAACGACAGCGGCCCAGAAGGCACCCGAAAAACCAAACGCTGAGACGCTGGCAAAACTGGCGGCAGCGAGTCAGGGGAAACCGCTGACCTTGCTGGATGCCTCCGAAGTCCAGCTCGATGGCGCGGCCACGCTGGTGTTGACCTTCTCCGTTCCGCTCAATCCCGATCAGGATTTCGCCAAAACGGTGCACGTTGTCGACAAGAAAAGCGGCAAAGTGGATGGCGCATGGGAACTTGCGCCCAATCTGAAAGAGCTGCGCCTGCGCCACCTCGAGCCGAATCGTAATTTGGTCGTCACCATTGAACGCCCTCTGCAGGCGCTCAACAAAGCCACGTTTGGCTCTGACTACGAAAAAGCGCTGACCACCCGCGATGTCGAGCCGACGGTCGGTTTTGCCAGCCGTGGCTCGCTGCTGCCGGGTAAAGTGGTTGAAGGGCTGCCGGTGATGGCGCTGAACGTGAACAACGTGGATGTGAATTTCTACCGCGTGAAGCCAGAATCACTGGCCTCGTTTGTCAGCCAGTGGGAATACCGTAATTCCCTCACCAACTGGGAGTCTGACAATCTGCTGAAAATGGCGGACCTGGTGTATACCGGGCGTTTCGACCTCAATCCGGCCCGTAACACCCGTGAAAAACTGCTGCTGCCGCTGCGCGATATCAAACCGCTACAGCAGTCAGGTGTCTACATCGCCGTGATGAACCAGGCGGGCCACTACAACTACAGTAATGCGGCCACGCTTTTCACCTTAAGCGATATCGGCCTGTCCGCTCACCGCTATCATAACCGTCTGGATATTTTCGCTCAGAGCCTGGAAAACGGCGCCGCGCAATCTGGCGTAACCGTAACGCTGCTGAACGATAAAGGCCAAACGCTTGCCGAAGCGAACAGCGACGCCGACGGACATGCAAAGCTCGAAACCGACAAAGAGGCGGCGTTGATTCTGGCCAGCAAAGACGGTCAAACCACGCTGCTCGATCTTAAGCTGCCCGCGCTGGACCTGGCGGAGTTTGATATCGCAGGCGCGCCGGGCTACAGCAAGCAATTCTTTATGTTTGGCCCACGCGATCTCTATCGCCCTGGCGAAACGGTGATCCTGAACGGCCTGTTGCGCGACAGCGACGGGAAACCGCTGCCCGCGCAGCCCGTTAAACTCGACGTCCTGCGCCCGGACGGGCAGGTAGCGCGTACCGTCGTCGTTCAACCGGAAAACGGCCTCTATCGCTTTAATTATCCGCTCGACAGCGGGGCGCAGACCGGGATGTGGCACATTCGTGCCAATACGGGCGACAATCAGCAACGCCTGTGGGATTTCCACGTCGAAGATTTTATGCCGGAGCGTATGGCGCTGAATCTGACCGGTCAGAAAACGCCGGTCTCCCCGCAGGAGGACGTGAACTTTGACGTGGTCGGCTACTATCTGTATGGCGCACCGGCCAACGGTAACTCCCTGCAAGGCCAACTCTTCCTGCGCCCGCTGCGTGATGCGGTCGCCGCGCTGCCAGGCTTCCAGTTTGGCGATATCACCGAAGAGAACCTGAGCCGCAGCCTGGATGAAGTGCAGCTCACGCTTGATGAACAAGGGCGCGGGCAGGTCACACTGGAGAGCCAGTGGAAAGAGGCCCATTCTCCGCTGCAGCTGATCCTGCAGGCCAGCCTCCTGGAATCGGGTGGTCGTCCGGTGACGCGTCGTGCCGAGCAGGCGATCTGGCCTGCAGCAGCGCTGCCGGGCATTCGTCCGCAGTTCGCCAGCAAGGCGGTATACGATTACCGTACCGACACCACCGTTAATCAGCCGATTGTCGATGAGAACGGCAACGCCAGCTTTGACATTGTTTATGCTGACGCCACCGGCGCGAAAAAGGCGGTTTCCGGGCTTCAGGTACGTCTGGTTCGCGAACGCCGGGATTACTTCTGGAACTGGTCAGAAAGTGACGGCTGGCAGTCTCAGTTTGATCAAAAAGATCTGATTGAGGGTGAGCAGGATCTGACCCTTAAAGCTGATGAAACCGGCAAAGTCACCTTCCCGGTGGAGTGGGGCTCTTACCGTCTGGAAGTCAAAGCGCCTGACGATAAGGTCAGTAGCGTGCGCTTCTGGGCGGGTTACAGCTGGCAGGATAACAGCGACGGCACGGGTGCCGCACGCCCTGACCGCGTAACGCTGAAGCTTGATAAACCCGCCTATCAGCCGGGCGACACCATTAAGCTGCATATCGCTGCCCCAGCCGCAGGGAAAGGCTACGCCATGATCGAATCCAGCGAAGGTCCGCTGTGGTGGAAAGAGATCGACGTTCCGGCCAATGGTCTGGATCTTAGCATCCCGGTCGATAAAGCCTGGAAACGCCACGATCTCTACCTCAGCACGCTGGTGGTGCGTCCCGGTGATAAATCCAAATCGGCCACGCCGAAACGTGCGGTAGGTTTGCTGCATCTGCCGATGGGCGACGAAAATCGCCGTCTGAACATCGCGCTGGATAATCCGCAAAAAATGCGTCCGAATCAGACGCTTTCCGTGAAGGTTAAAGCCAGCGTGAAAGAGGGCGCTGTACCGCAGAAAGTGAACGTGCTGGTGTCAGCCGTCGACAGCGGCGTGTTGAATATCACCGACTACGTCACGCCGGATCCGTGGGAAGCATTCTTTGGCCAGAAACGCTATGGCGCAGATATTTATGACATCTATGGTCAGGTGATTGAAGGGCAGGGCCGTATGGCCGCGTTGCGCTTTGGTGGCGATGGCGATGAGCTTAAGCGTGGCGGTAAGCCACCGGTAAATCACGTCAACATTATTGCTCAGCAAACACAGCCGGTTGAACTGGATGCCAATGGCGAAGGTACCCTTACGCTGCCGATTGGTGATTTCAACGGGGAGCTGCGTCTGATGGCGCAGGCCTGGACCGAAGAAGACTTTGGCAGCAGCGAAAGCAAAGTGATTGTGGCCGCACCTGTTATTACCGAACTTAATACGCCGCGCTTCCTTGCCAGCGGCGACACCTCGCGGTTGACGCTCGACCTGACTAACCTCACCGACCAGCCGCAAACGCTGAATGTTGCCCTGACGGCCAACGGAAAAATTGCCCTGGAAGGGATGCAGCCGCAGCCGGTTCAGCTTCCTCCGGGAGCACGCTCTACGATATTTATCCCGGTACGCGCGCTGGATGGCTACGGCGAGGGGGAAATTGCTGCTCAGGTGACGGGGCTCCAGCTTCCGGGCGAGACGTTTGCGCCGCAGCAGAAGAGCTGGAAAATCGGCGTACGCCCTGCATTCCCTGCTCAGACGGTGAATACCGGCGCTATGCTCAACCCGGGCGAGTCATGGACCGCGCCAGCACAGCACATTGATGGTTTTTCTCCGGCGACGCTGCAAGGACAACTGCTGCTGAGCGGTAAGCCGCCGTTGAACCTGGCGCGCTATATCCGTGAACTGCAGGCCTATCCGTACGGCTGTCTCGAACAAACCACCAGCGGCCTGTTCCCGTCGCTCTATACCAATGCAGCGCAGTTAACGGCGCTCGGCATTAAAGGAGATACAGACGACAAACGTCGCGCGGCGATTGAAGTTGGCATCTCCCGTCTGCTGCAGATGCAGCGTGACGATGGCGGGTTTGCGCTGTGGGATAAAAACGGCCCGGAAGAGTACTGGCTGACGGCCTATGTCACGGACTTCCTCGTTCGCGCAGGCGAGCAGGGCTACAGCGTGCCTGCCGATGCGGTCAACAATGCCAACAACCGACTGCTGCGCTATCTGCAGGACCCGGGCATGATGTCCATTCGCTACAGCGACGACACGCAGGGGAGCAAGTTTGCGGTGCAGGCCTATGCTTCGCTGGTTCTGGCCCGTCAGCAAAAAGCGCCGCTGGGGGCGCTGCGTGAAATCTGGGATCGCCATTCACAGGCGGCTTCCGGACTACCGCTTATGCAACTCGGAATGGCGCTGAAATTGATGGGCGACGCCCCCCGCAGCCAGCAGGCGCTGGATCTGGCACTTAAAACGCCGCGTAACGACAGAAAAACCTGGATGGCGGATTACGGAAGCCAACTGCGTGACAATGCGTTAATGCTCTCCCTTCTCGAAGAGTACAAGCTGTTGCCGGATGCGCAGAATACGCTTCTGAATACCTTGTCTGAGCAGGCCTTTAGCCAGCGCTGGCTCTCAACGCAGGAGAGCAATGCGCTGTTCCTGGCAGGGCATTCGCGGCAAACCCTGAGCGGGGCATGGCAGGCGAAAACCTCTCTGTCTGATGCTGCCTCAGGCGCAGACAAAGCGCAGGTACAAAACCTCAACGGTGACCAGCTTGGTTCGCTGCAGGTGACCAATACCGGCACGACGCCTTTGTGGATACGTCTCGACAGCACGGGGTATCCGGAATACATGCCGCAGCCTTCCTCAAACGTTCTGCAGATTGAGCGCCATATTCTGGCGACCGATGGCAGCACTAAATCGCTTTCATCCCTGAAGAGCGGTGAGCTGGTGTTGGTGTGGCTGGAAGTGAAAGCCAACCAGAACGTCCCGGATGCCCTGGTGGTGGATCTGCTTCCTGCGGGGTTAGAGCTGGAAAACCAGAACCTGGCAAGCAGCAGCGCCAGCCTGCAGGACAGCGGCAGTGAAGTTCAGAACCTGCTTAACCAAATGCAGCAGGCAGATATCCAGCATATGGAATTCCGCGACGATCGCTTCGTCGCAGCGGTACCGGTAAACGAAGGCCAGCCGGTAACGCTGGTTTATCTGGCGCGCGCGGTCACGCCGGGAGTCTATAAAGTGCCGGTCCCGATGGTGGAATCGATGTACGTTCCTCAGTGGCGGGCAACGGGGTCGGCCAGTGGCCCACTGATTGTTGTTCCGTAA